The DNA sequence CAATAATGCAAGGGGCATGTGCCTACTCATGACACTATTTGGCTTATTATCATGCACCGAGCGGCCGATTGGAGGGCCAAatcaattcaaaataaggggGAAAAAACATCTGTGAACATGGTGCTCTTAAAGTATGAGAACTGAGCACATGGATATGCGGGTTCAAGAACAATAGGGAATGAAatagataaatttaatataactttaaCGGGAATTATTTAGTGAAAAGATAGGTCATTAGTAATTCTGCTCTAAATTAAACATTTACTTTATCTTGAATTATACTGAATgtttggatgttgaaattagTTTCTGAATCATTTTGTCTTGCAAATCTCATTTGATCTGTTTTTTGACAGCAAAGAAGAGTTTTGGAAGACTTTGGTGAGACATGGTCAGCCGAGTCCATTACCTTGAATGGTAAGTGGCTTTTGGAAGCATATGAAGAATATCAAACTTAAGCTGTGACtaatttaattctttgcttgttagTGTACTTCATGTATTATAACATGTATGTTTAGGAAAAGATTGTGATATCAGTGTTAGCCTTTCTGTTCTTGTGAAAGGCGGTTCCTTTTGGCTTTTATGGGAATTAAACATTTCCATGGCTGAAGAACTTCGTCAGGAATCTTAATACAAGATGTCACTCGGATGTGTCTGGTCCTCTACAGGTGAATGCCATAGCTTTCTCAGgtggtttttgttgtttattatattgTCAACTTTGTAGtctgaataaattaaatgacaAAACCCAGTTTGCggaattttggataaaaagaaCCGACCTGTCTAGTCCCAGCCTAAATTTGACGGTAGAACTGCACCTATCTGCTTCTTATCCCAATATAATCAGACATGTCCTAACTAATATTACCatggtttctctctctcagaGTTCCGGTTAGGTAGctaataaaagtttttaaattgaatCAATGGAAAGGCCCAACCAAATTAGAGAAAGTGGGGATGGAGAGGAAGAAGATAACTGGGTTGTTTGTCATGTTGGTGACCAACTTTGCGCTTCAGGCTgcaccttttttgtttttttgttttttttttggggggtgctTCAGGCCACTTTGCCATCGGTTCCGATCTCTAAAATTAATGTTTAGGTTGGACTACCCCCTTTTTCATTGGCAATGCATGCATGAAATTACAGTGTTTGGGTTTAATTAATCAGAATATATTATTAGTaggtaatttattaaaatcaatcattatatatatatatatatatatatatggggggTGCATTAATGTGAATTGTATCATTCTCGGAGCAGACAGATTTTTATCAATGGGCTATCCTAATTAATATGATGGACAATGTTAGTATTCATTTATAATGGCAAGACGATGGAAGATCCAATATTTCTATTTTGTTGAGttcgttttcattttttaatttggttatggtCTTTTTATTATCACCTTAATTCATACAAATGACAGTCtgtatttaagaaaaatgagAATTAAGGAATCGGTTAGTGCTGTGTGACATATAAGCCAAATGGACTTTTAATAACTAAGCAAAAGTGCAAGAATGTTTAGACAGAAAGATGAGCCAAGTCATGGTAATATCGTGAGATCCACCCTTGAATGATGTTCACCTCCTGTTTCCTCACGTCTTTTAGCCATTCTGGATCTTCCTTGGTGGAAAACCTGAGATCTACATGGTGAGCACCTGCAAATGAGAGTAAAAAAATTAGTATCAACGTTTGCATTGGAAAAATATTCAAGCACTAAAACATAATTTGTTATTCttagttaatttattatttgtttgcaATTGTCCCATGCTTCCAAGTTCTAACCTTCCTTTGCTACGATTGCAACTATAGTACTGGATATATTCTTAAGTACCCTGTCAAAAACAGAGAATATATTTAGCATTATATAGACAGATTTGCAGTGTAAAAAAGTGAGTGAaatcatatatagatatatgcatATACCCTCCACCACTCCATGGGTCTCTTAAGCCATTAAAGAAGATAATATTGCTCCCAAACCTTTTCAAAACCCTTTGGATATCCTGGCTCCAAAAACAGCAGAGTACTATTAAGGTTAGGTTTGAAAGTTTCCAGAGAAAACAACCTGAAATTAGATAATACCCACATAGCCCCCAAACTCAGTAGTGATCCAATTGCGCCTTGGCTCGATGTCAAATGCATATTTGCAGGAGGAGGCACTGTCGTTGTAGTGCCACTCTGACTCTGGAAATATGCTTTCCTCATTGTTAGCTCCTGTTGGCAATATCATCTCTGTACATGCCTATACCACGTTTCTCACTCAGAAAAGCTgaatattttttcattaaacagaaataaaataattcttcCCAAATATCTAAAAAGTTGGGGAAGCCTAAAGGAAAATTgccacaataataaaaaaataataataataaaagagctAGAAGCATGAGTTTTACcacaatatatgaaaatttgtaCTCAAAATCCACCTCACTAGTCACCTCTGGCGGCAAATGAATGATTTTTGAATGCTAAAGCTGGGCCATAAAGCAAATAGATCATGATAATCGAAACTTTTGGTTTACCTTTTGTTCACCTTGCAGGCTCCAAATAAAACAATGATTGGTCATAATTAATAGAATATAATTTCAAGCCTAAAACCCATCTCTTTTGGCATGTGACACACATGATTGTCTTGGATACTCTCTGATTTTGATTCCAACTTAAGATAGCGCTTCTCCTTTTAATAGTGGATTGTAAACAGAAATAAGGATTTTGAGACgaattttaaattgaaacttaaaaagggggaaaagatcgtgaatttaataattatcctACAGATTATAAGCTTTATGAAATGGAAAGCCGTTGAAATTTTTACAGACagagtgaatatatatatatatatatatatttttaatttaccaaaaatatatcacataaaatttaaaaattcagtaTATAAATGCCTAATGATACCATCTTCCATCACTCTATATAagattattcaccaaaaaaatcatTCTATATAAGATCACATCTTATCacgaaaacataaataaataaataacatccATATAAAGTATTCTTATTCCTGTAATAATGCATAATTTGAAGAACTCTGATGATGTCCATTCAAGACAACTAGCAGATCATCAACtgtcaaaattttcctttttcttttcataaaaaAGTGCAGTTTTGCAGTAGTACTAAAAAAGTTTTGATCACGCAATATTTTGGTCAAAAACATTATCAAACGGTTACGATTAAAAATTGTTGCATGCGATTCCAAAactagttttttatttaaaaaagaaaaaaagggaaaatccaAAAACTGCTTAAAAAGTACAATTTCTGACTGAGCATGCATAGAATAAAACAGTAAAAGCTCGGAAACTTAGGGAGAAACAAGGGGTGTCTTAAGTACCTGCCATCTCCATCCTCCGAGGCCATGAGGATCAGAGTCATCGTCAAGATTGAAACACGTGGCAGTTCCACTGTAGTTATAGTAGACGTTTGCCGCACCATACAACTTCGCGAATGTGTCATTACCGGTCCCTGGATCATCAATTGCTTTACACATCTGAACCACCCATACAACCAACCAATTAAGTTCCAGCTTTACTTCAAAATGTCTTTCGAGCAATTATTACATTTATACCCTTTTCCTTCAAGTCCAAACTTTTTCcttgtataaaatatatatatatatatattatttgtttaggtCGTATTATTGGTACCTGTTTCACTGGATAAGCTGGCAAGGGACTGAGAAAGTTAGAGGGAGTGGGATAATCTGTCATGGCCGTGTAAACATAAGCAGTTGAAAGCCAACCTCCAAGAGCATCTGCATCTATATAGTTCCTATAATGAACACAAAAGcacacacatttatatataaactcttatatatatttattttgaaaataccgttataattaatttaattaaaaggtGTGatacagtttttttattttatttttatttttatatttaagttcCTATTATTGATCAACGTTGTAATAATTTATTTGGGTAgggaatattatttttaaaaatcagaATGACAGGCTTCATGCAAATGCAATAGATAGAGAATTTCAAATCAAAGTCAACTATTTAACTAAAATACCATCTAACTATTGAACTAAAATACCATCTTTATCCTAATTATATACCtgcatattttaaaagatttccGGAGTTGCTGGAGACCCTTTGGTCGTTTTGCTGTGTCTTCTATCTGTTGCCACGACTCTTTTATCACTTTGTAACAATTCTCACTTTCACTCtaatagaaaaaaaccaaaaatactgtTACAATTAAGTTATTTGTCACTAAAACAaacttttaccccaaaaaaaaaagaaaaaaaaaattttaaaatactttgtTGACAACGTTGCTTTCTTTGAACATTATTAAATATTGTTATAGATGgggctttatatatatatatatacacgtgcaTAACGATGATCTTATTATATACCTTATCTTGAATGTCATGTAGCAGGGACAAATATGGAAATAACTAAAAGAGATAAAcacaaatagagagagagagagagagatgaccCTAAAATCTTGAGTGATAATATTGCTAAAGGCATATGGAGACGTTAAATTCTCGAAATTGAGGATTGGAGAAGAAGACGCCAAAGCCCCAATGGCAACGTGCGGGTACTTCAATCTAAACCATGCTGCCAGCACTGCACATTCAAGCACAGTCCAATCACTCATTTATTCATTCTACATATTGTAATCATCATTTATAGTATATGagacaatattatattttaaatcacataataataataataataataaaatgtgaaATAAGTTATACTTCCTCCATATGAGCCTCCGAACACCACCACGGGAGACTCAGTCGCTGTTAAGTTTTGCTTAAGATCGATTATCAAAGTGGCGTAATCAGCTAACGCCTGTGTGGAGCTCAAGTACCCCAGCGTGCTTGCGTTGCTATAGGCCACATCTTTGTTGCCCCCAAATGGTATAGACTTGCCATAAAACCGATGCTGAAAAAAAACTCACTCACGAGGGGTATTCAATTATCAAACAAAAAGCCAAAGCgatcataatttaataataaattgagtttttttttaattaatgaagaCTTTTGgagttttaataattattatattacctCGATGAAAACAATAAGGGCTTTGAAACGGGGTGCCGTTTCGTACAAAAATCCAGTGTTTTGGGCAAACCATTCGATATCTCCTTCATTGCCGGTGTATACAAAGATCGGAGCGTTCTTCTTTGCGCCGCCCCAGTAGGTGTCGTTTACCAAATACCTCTGTTGAAATGTATGGTAGCTTTTTGGATAGAAATTGAAATGATCCAGTATCTGGGTATAGTACTTGGTTTTGTAAAGCTTGTTTCCAGTACTACTTGTTCTTGAAACCGACAGTTTTTCTGGAGGGATAATTGAAGCCGGAAACTTCGGAGATATAATTTTGGCAAATGACAAAGCAGAATAAGACAGTAGACTCAGAATAGAAATCCCTATAAACATGGCCTGGGTTGCCATTTTCTTCacgcttcttctttttcttttttttttttcctggacaGAGAGAAAGTGGAAATATGAACAGTGGTTGGATTCTAGATTGGAGAATAGGCCATTGTGGAGGTTGGATTgctggagggaaaaaaaaaaaaaaaaagtgatagcTACATTGACAAATTTTAGCTGGAAATTGCAAACCAAAGAAAAGTATAGGAAAGCGACCttgcattattattttaaataataaagatagGTAGGAATCATAGGATGGTTCTCCTTCGTTAagatttatgaaattggatccgAAGTAACCAATTATTGATTGCCATGTCAACGTTgacgaattaattaattattaaaaagaatgaaatattttataacattttCTCCCCCCTCAAAATATCCATAGAGATAAGAAGTATGAATAGTTGACACGTGAtgaacgattttttttttttttccttgattttaATACATAATTGGCAATAACATGGATAGTCACCTGGCAAATTGTGttatataaaagaattattcAAACATGGATTAGATTGGTTTTAATGgggaatttgattttcttgcttgatatatatatatgtacatgtttgCAATTAATGGAAGCTCTTGTCCCTttgtatataactatatatgttGGTAATTAATTAAGCTTTCGTTCATGGTCCAAACCCACCGATTGTTTATTTGTCCGAAATGAGCATCATTATTCTTTGAGAATTTATTCGCTTTCAACAAAATCCCTTCCATTTGCTTACAAAAAAGTTATCTGGAATTTTTTGGGTATTCTGCTGCAAACATATTAAAaagtcaccaaaaaaaaattattttttttttttgagaaggTAATATTTATTGGCgacaaatttctaaaaaaaaactcGAGATTCAAGAAACACACTAACATCAAAGGGGTAATAAGAAAACCATTTCAAAGTTTTGTCCTCCATGCTTAAAAAGTTGTAATACAGGTTTATTATAATTGAAATCTATAATGCTtgatcaaatattaaatatattcatttatgatGGATGAGTTTGGTCATAAGCCATGTGACGTTCCAAACAACatattatataagaaaaataaaaattgaatgttggaataatcataataaaggTGAGTACTaaagtttcttttcaaaaaaaattaaaaaaaaaagggtgagtGATAAAGTCACAAAGTCACTGTTTGTTGACAACAATGAAACCATTTATTTTTGAGTTGGATCATttgttatgtatttttatttaggaATATCCTTTTATTATGTACTAATTGCGTGattttatgtacatatatactATTTCTAGTATTGGAAATTGCCTTTTATCCTTCGTAGAAGCacttttacatatattaatCCAATCAGGTTTCCTTATTGATGGGCAATTAAGTACATGCGATTAGTTattatccaaaacaaaaaaaaaaaaagggtacatgtgatttttatttttttttaaatatgtgtcaaaatattttaaaaaaaagttttgataaaGTGTGTCATTTTGGTTCTTGAATAACGTTggactatataattttttatattggaaaataagggaatttaagcTGAGAATTTTGTTTTAAACAAAGGTTTATGTCTATTCAACACCaaaataattagtcaaatatATAAACAGGAACTTTGGTTTGTCGAATACTACTCTAATTTGAATACTTGAAAGGAAATCCAACCACATGCCAAAAGTTTTCTAGCTTCTCATTATCATTGATGGAATTGGAAAACAAGGAAGAATAGGAAATAAAGCTTGTTTGACCAACtatttttaaaacagtttttatttttcaaaataggaACATGCTTTCTAAAACAacatatataagtttttaaccgttattttatgttaacaatttttgaaaacaaaaacaatacaaaaataaaaattaaaaaataatattttattttggaaataattttaatataataaaaagttaTTTGAATCTTTCTTTATAATATCATCCGACAATGTTAAGGTCTTAAAATATTCGAACTAAATTGAGGTTCTGAATTACTCAAATGAGACCGGATTAAAAATATCCAGATGGACCTCCATATCCAAAAGTTGCCTAAAtgtatttaaagataaaaactaTTTGAATACTTAATACCATCCAATGAATCAAGTAACAGAAGTGCCATAATAGATTCGAAATTCTAAATTGTCAAACAtcctttatttgaaaaaaaaaacaattaaaattttttttattttttattttgaaaacaatgtttaaaaaaaaaaaagggttaaacatatcttaaatatttgaaaataaaaataaacctgGACTTTAGACCACCGCATACCTTATGGTAATGCTGGATCACCACAAATTATGTAGTTGACTGGTCGCATCCTTGTAGTATTATACTTACCATGCCCAACTATACTTCACgactttttttggtgaataatgctTTCATGGTCCTCCTTGCTACAGCGTTATTTGTTTTACTGAGTCAATGAAAAAGTACAtcccagaaaaaataaaaaaataaaaaaaaagttagagaaAAAGTACATTGGTAAGGCTCAGTTGTAAGAAACACTATATTTCATTTCATAGTTTTTTGTTATCATCTAAGGAaggatttgttatttttttctatgaTCCAAGTTTGAATGATTTTATAATCGGATCAAGCTTAAAAgtactatttttgtttttaatattgaaaatgatATTCAAACTtggattattgtttttttttttaaatagtttttatcatttttttttttggtaatatagtTTTTACCATTTGGACCTTATAAATTCTCATATTATAGATTTGtaaatgcaaatattttgcatctgtgtgtatatatatatgtacggaaATTTTATGATGAGGACGGTTCGTATGAAGATTGCAGTATTAGtgacaattttttataatattaacgatgattttttaaaaaatcgtcaccaatattataaaaaaccgtcaccaatactctGATCCGTATGAGAACCGTCTGCAATataaacggactgtatatatgtatatatattttcatatatatatatatatatattcattaactTTAAGTTTGTAAATCGATTACCTGTGTGCTCAATCATAAAAGactatttaaacaaatattttaagagacaagagaaataaagaatattttaagAGACACATCATATTGTAAGGCCATCTAATATTAAGTTGTGTATTTGATTATGACTGAAataatactacaaatcttaagtattaaacataaaaaaaaaaacgattacTTCAACGAATTTAGGAACTatattatgaaattgaaatttgtggctaaactatgaattttggaaaatttggcaTTTGTAATCTTGATAATTTTGAAAGAACATTTACGCTGAAATTGTAAAATCtttaatatttcccaaattttggCTGATTATGTTTTTATCACGGGTAATCAACTTCGATTGGAAAATCTGAATTTCTGTctggattatttatttttttttaagtgagaAAGTGTGTGTCCCAGTTGGCGTTACGGGGGCCCAGCCCAAATCCAAAATCCACTGAATTTTCGCTATTATTCTTCCAATTTTCAAGCTACAATTGCGGCTCCATGTCTTACGTACACTTCGCTAATCACACAATTCCGTTTCCCATCCAACCACAACCACACGATTGGTCAAATATCGAAACTAGTCAAAATGTACGAAATCTTTTTCAATCACGTTCGGAAACGATTCCACGACATGTGATCGAGCTCATGTGGAATCAACCGCATCAGATTACATCAGCCTTCCTTTCGCTTTAGTTCCTTTACACGCCTCCCTCTGCACAGGAAGCACAAGCATCCAGTCTGTACTGATCAAAATCTTGAAGTGGAAGCCATCAAAGCGATCTCCCTCACTCTCAGCTCAGAGAGACTCAGAGtctctctctttgtttctcTTTTAGATTAGGGTTTTTGGCTCCTCCTCGGTTTTCTCTCATTTCTGCGTTACTTTCCCAGAAAACCAGTTCTCAGTTGAGTTAACAAAAGCTTGTTACCCAAAATACCACTGCTATGCACCAGAGGTAACGTTCtcgaatatttttttcatctcttttttttttcttttaaatctcGGAGATCGAAGTTTCTCAtggttatatttaattttgttacagGAGTTTTGGATCTGATTGTTGAAGTCTGAGGTGATATAATGCCGAGGCATAATCTGAGCATGGATTTGATCCCTGGAAAAATCAGGAAGCGAGGTTGTTCTTCGTCGGCGTCGTCATCGTCTTCGATAATACAAAACTACAGGTTCAAGAGGGCGATCCTTGTGGGAAAGAGGGGCGGATCAAGTACGCCAGTTCCCACATGGAAGCTCATGAGCGGGAGATCTCCTGGGTCCGCATTGCGGAACATGGAGTCCCCTAAGTACACGCCGTCACTAAACGGAGCCAAGGCAAAGCATGCTCCGCCTGTTTCGGCTAGAAAACTCGCGGCCACGCTTTGGGAGATGAACGAGATACCATCGCCGAGAGTTAAGGAAGGTTTGGATGAGAGGAGGCTCAGGAAGGAGCTCAGAGCCAGAGAGAGGATGGCCAGGTCGGTGCATTCCGGTTCTCTGCCTCCGCATCTTTCCGA is a window from the Ziziphus jujuba cultivar Dongzao chromosome 11, ASM3175591v1 genome containing:
- the LOC107415016 gene encoding uncharacterized protein LOC107415016, producing the protein MATQAMFIGISILSLLSYSALSFAKIISPKFPASIIPPEKLSVSRTSSTGNKLYKTKYYTQILDHFNFYPKSYHTFQQRYLVNDTYWGGAKKNAPIFVYTGNEGDIEWFAQNTGFLYETAPRFKALIVFIEHRFYGKSIPFGGNKDVAYSNASTLGYLSSTQALADYATLIIDLKQNLTATESPVVVFGGSYGGMLAAWFRLKYPHVAIGALASSSPILNFENLTSPYAFSNIITQDFRSESENCYKVIKESWQQIEDTAKRPKGLQQLRKSFKICRNYIDADALGGWLSTAYVYTAMTDYPTPSNFLSPLPAYPVKQMCKAIDDPGTGNDTFAKLYGAANVYYNYSGTATCFNLDDDSDPHGLGGWRWQACTEMILPTGANNEESIFPESEWHYNDSASSCKYAFDIEPRRNWITTEFGGYDIQRVLKRFGSNIIFFNGLRDPWSGGGVLKNISSTIVAIVAKEGAHHVDLRFSTKEDPEWLKDVRKQEVNIIQGWISRYYHDLAHLSV